aaatatatatgtattgtcAAGGATGTCACGTGATTGTTCAGGTCAAGTTACTGAGATGACTAAGGTCAGACCCTCTAACTCGAAGCCTTTTTATTTCCCAGGCTGAAGTTTATCTTTGGCTCATCAGCCATCCAGGCCTTGGACCTAGTTGATCGACAGTCCATCACTTTAATCTCATCCCCTAGTGGACGGTGTGTTTACCAGGTAGATGTTTAGAGGTGGGGATGATCTTAACAAAACCCTAAGACACAAATCTCTTTATGAATCTCTGGAAGCTAAGATCTTCTTAAAGTATTTCCTGGGGTACTCAAAAGCTTTTGAGCCAATTTAGTACCATTAACATAATTTTGTAATTtagtaaaattttataatttagtataattaacaaataattttaagttGACAAAACTATACTGGTATGGCATATAAAATGTTTTGATGCATGTATACCTCCTAAGAGGGCTTCAGCCAGGCTATTAGCATTTCTGTTACCtcacatactcttttttttttttttgccagtcctggggcttagactcagggcctgagcactctccctggcttctttttgctcaaggctagcactctaccacttgagccacagcgccacttctcccgttttctatatatgtggtgctgaggaatcgaacccagggcttcatgtataggaggcaagcactcttgccactaggccatattcctagccctcacaTACTCATCTTTTATGAGAATACTTAAAATCTACTCTTAGGAAGTATACAATGCATTGGTGTTAACAATAGTCATTATATTGTACAATTGATCTGAGCTTATTCTTCCTGCATAACTGAACATTTTTACTCATATTCCCTTAACTTCCTCTTCTCCACCCCCTAGTTCTCTGGAAACCTCTATTCTACTTTCTTGCACCTATGGGTTCAAATATTTTAGGTTCCATATATGAGATAAGGTAGCATTCTGACTTCTTTGCTTGGCTTATATCACTTGACATAGTTTCACTAGGCACTTAGTAACTAACTATATCCAGTATCATTGTGTGGATCTAGCAGTGATGTGGAAAAGGCTCATCTGTTGTCCAGGCTTTGCTGAAGACCAAGCTGGGAGAAATTTTTTTATTGGATTCTGCTTTATTTACAGTGAACCTCTTAGCACTTAGACCATGTCAGTTAATTCATTGAGAAGCATAGCAGTTAATTCCTGGGTAGTAAATGAGTTGAGGAAAGCTTGCTTTGAGACTATGTGCCTTCGCTTAGTTAACCTGCCATTCCACATCATCGCCTAACTTTGTTGACCTGGCAAAACACCATGTGTTTCACTAAGGAAAATTGAGTGCCTTTGGATGCTAGATTTACAGTTAAAACTTTTGTTTGATATTTTCCTACTCGGAAGAAACTCTAGAAGGAGCATTTTCTCATGGTGAACTTGGAGATGAATAAGCAATCTCTTAACATATTGTTTGTACATGAagaagtatttttgttttctttcctgtattATTTGTTACGTAGTTAAAAAACTGAAAACTCCAGCACTGTGTCTTCACTTATAGAACTTTGGTCTCAGTTCCATTTGTAAGTATAACACTAGACCTGGGTAAGCAGGTTCTTACCACCCTCCACTTCTGTGATCTGGTTATTAGTTATATCTTAAAGAtcttgtttaaatttttaaaattagtttcccTTTTTGTTCTGGTAGTCAACATAAATTGTTCAACTTTTTGTCATTCACACCTTGTGTTAAATTAGTCATAAAAGAGTTAAATTCCTAGGTCTGTGGCTGTCAGCATGGGCTTTAAATTAAATGAAACTATAGAAATCCACATGTTAATGTTAACCTTAATGGTTGATTTGTTTAGTAACATACTAAGAATTTAGCTTCATTCAGAGGTTGTATATAGTTGTGTCACACATCACCTTGATACTCAGCTAGTTATCTTTCCATAAGTCATCCTTTAGTCCCATAGGTCAACCCTCATAGACTTACTTTCCTccatgtataatgtatatattactCTAAAGTCATCGTTTTGTTGCTGAGCTGCTTTTGAGAAGCTTGGTTCACTTAGGACGGGACATAGTTGGTCAGGAGAGGCTAAATAAGGCTGCAGGAACAATGATCTCCAAATCTGAAAGACTTACAAAAATGGAGTTACGTCCACTTGCTCTGCTCCAAAACACATTTATTTAGGATCCTAGTTTTGGTGAAGTAATATGTGGAGTGTTGTAAAAGTCATAACATAATATGCAACAAATTTTTAAGTTTCTGCTTGGCTATTTACATTGCTTTTGCTAATGCAAGTCATATAGCCAGTGTATGTTTAGTAAGACAGGAATGAATAATCCTTTCTCTAGAGAGTTTCTGCCAAacagaagaattaaaaaatacagggctgggctgggaatatggcctagggggaaagtgctcacctcatatacatgaagccctgggtttgattcctcagcaccatatatatagaaaaagccagaaggggagctgtggttcaagtggtagagtgctagccttgagcaaaaagaagccagggacagtgctcaggtcctgagttcaagctccaagactggcaaaataaacaaacaaacaaataaataaataaaaaataatacaaggctgggaatatagcctagtgaagccctgagtttgattcctcagcaccacatatatagaaaaagccagaaggggcactgaggctcaagtggtagagtactaagccttgagcaaaaagaagccagggacagtgctcaggccctgagttcaagccccagcactggccaaaggaaaaaataatttaaatacagCTTGAAACTACAATTTATCCTAAGAGTCTTGagcaaccaaaaaataaaaactaagtcaGGCActtataatcttatctactcatgACACCGAGATTTGAGATTCTCAGTTCAGATCCAGCTCTCACAGACAAATCctccagactcttatttccaaaagcaggaagtggagctgtggctcaagtggtagaatagcagccttgagggaaaaagttcaagatcctgagttcaagccccagtactagcacacaacacacacacacacaaaataaaaccgTACCTGTGAATGGATGATTGCAGAGGTGGGCTGCCCTCCTTGGAGTGTCACTGAAGTCTTCATAGCAGACTTCCTCTACAGAGGTTTCTACAAATCGAGTCTTGGTCTTGCATATCTTCTTTCctgaatatttcttttctaaaatcttATTTCTTTGGGGGAGAAACATTCCAGAATATGAGTGGAAGAAGTAGAAACAATTCCTGTAAAAGAAGGTCATTTTTCCATTGAAGGGGAAAGGAACTGAATTAAATTATCCCTAAGGTCAATTTCCAGTTTTGAACATTTCTAATGCAGATTTTTTTGCCTGATAAGTTGGGTTCATTTGTTGTTCACCGCTagataaagaagaaacaaacttAAAATACTCTCTTTACTGTATTTACTGCCTCAAGCAGTTGAACAGttgactttgaatctcagtcaGCCTTTGAAGGAATCAGGCAAGAGAGCTTCTGTGGAATTTGCCCTGATCACTAAGTCACCAACATAGTCCAGGTAGCACTCAGATGGATTGAGGATCCACAACAAGAAGGAACAACTTAATCATCTCTCAGATTAGTACAGAATCACCAAGACTTATTACTCCTTACATTGAAATCTGGAAAGAGAAAGCACAGATCACTAAAGGAAGAACTCTAAAATATTATCCATTGGTATAAGTTTGGACATCCAAGGATCATTCATGTCACTTTGCTGGTTTTCTTTAGACTTCAGTGACAATCTACTGTAATGCTGTCTCTCCAGTGAACGTCTCCCAGACACATTGGTGTCTGTGACAAGTTATAACAACCCAAGGTCTTGCAATAAGAAATATGTAAGATGTGACTTTTCAATACTCAATTTAAAATGGagctaaaattctttttttttcaatttaaaaaatttatcatCCATCACAGTGAAGACTTTCCAGCTATAAAAACATCTGTACAGTGGTTTCTAAAGCAGTGCCCGTTCCCCACAGCCCTGGGGAAGAtcacaagcaaaaataaataagatttatatgtatacatatctgtgtgtgtgaatAGCTACAACAAAGATACAAAGTGCAAGGTTTCTACAGGGTGGGGGGCCAGTGTTTCTTGTTGAGTAGTGGAAAAACACAATCATAcaattggctgggaatgtggtctagtggtagagtgcttgcctaccatgcatgaagccctgggtttgattcctcagcacataaacagaaacagaaaaagcacataaagagaaaaagctggaagtggcgctgtgactaaaatggtagagtgttagccttcagtgGAGCTAAAATTCTTAATGGGTACACTTGTCATCTTACCAACCATTGGCCATTCCTGGTCATCTAGCAACCCCCAATGAATTTTGCCAACTTGGTCAAAAACCTTCACCAAAATGGCTGTGTCATGTGACCCATAAAACAAAATCACAACACCTGAATCTGCTGTATTTCTATAGTTAATCTTACAGTTACCTTAATCTGTAGGAGAAGTGGGTGAATCTTGAGATgacataatttttctttaaaaaaaaaaaactttttcattTAGATTGCCATGATAAAGCCTAAATTAATTTGAAAGCCCTGTGGCAAATTTGTAAGTAACAGTTCATTGTAAACTAGCCCTTGGGTTATTTCTGCTTTCCTTGGATACTAATAATAATCTTATATTTCCAGTTTGGAAGTTAGGAATGAAGCTCTGTGTTAGTCAGCTATTGGTTCCTGAAATGAACCAACTTGAAAGGAGAAAAGGTTTTGGCCCACTGTTTGAGAGGTTTTCATCAAATCTTTGGCTACTTGGTAGTAGAGAGACTTCTCCAACAAATTTGTCTAATCACATACAAACAAATCTtactttatctctttttttttaaagccctttGTGACTGCTATCAACACCCACACACACTTATCTgtgttcttccttccatcctgctAGATGAGCAGACAGATCTGGGCTTGCCTCTTCCTGAGACCTCCATCCTGAGTGGCTGAGTCATCTCTTTCACAAGATTCTTTGCTGTATTTACTCTTCTCACTCCCAAATGCTTTTCAAAAGCCCTTCTCTACTTTTTTATCCCAAGATCTAGCCACTCTTTACCTGTTCCTATGTTTTCTTTAGGTCTGTGATAGAAGCATTAGAAATGTATGCACATGCTGTGAAATACCAAAGATTAAGAAACCCTACAATAAAATGTAGAGAGAGacgcttcccctttcccttcttgaGTCAGCCCTATGAATCACTAGGCATAGGAACAAAATGGTTTGTGAAGATGGTTTAAGGAGCCTAAAACTCTTCAGTTCCATTGCCTCAAGTCATAAAGGGCAGAGAGCATGGAGAGACATGGAGTGTGCAGTGTGCTTGCTGAAGGGAAGAGATGATGAATTTACCACTTTACATAAAATACTGCAGCTCTTTCCAGTGCAGACTGTAGTGCTGAGTCACTACATGGATAAAGTCAGGGTGAAGATGGGGTCTGATcccatctgtttttgttttttctttctaggtACTTGGAAGTTCTGGTAAAACATACACATGTTTGGCTTCTTGTCATTACTGTTCCTGTCCTGCATTTGCCTTCTCAGTGCTGCGGAAAAGTGACAGCCTGCTGGTAAGGAAGGGAAAGGCTGCTGCCAGTGTAGGAGAAACTTTCAGCCCTTATTTTGTGGTTTAAGAGTTTCACAAATTGGGAATTGCATTGTGTGTTGAAATATTGGTTTAATATCCTCATCTTCAGTCATCTCTTCTGTGTCTGGCCTCCTGAAGTGCAGTGTCGCTTTTAGAACTACATCAGTTTCCTGCTTTTTCATTTAAAAGGCCACAGATGACGTTTGGGGGAGAATAACAGGGTGATCCTGGACATAGGCACTGGATGGCCAAACAGAAAGAGGAACTAAATTGGATGTTGGCAACTGAATATCCTCAGCTCCAGAAAGGCAGGGTGGCACCTAACATGAGGCAGGAGTGCCTTTTCCTGTCCCTTTAAGCTTTTGCTGATTTTATTAGTCTAGAGCATCAGGCGCACCAAGCAGGATTAGGACATATTCATATACTTATTTCAAAGTGAAGGAAAGCCACTACCATCCTAAGAGCTGGAAAGAAGAAAGTAATGGGGTCTGCCCCTATTCTTCTACTTCTTTCACACTGTTAGCTTCTAAAACATCTCTTGGGAACTGGTTGCCAGGTTGGGTATCCCATTTCTCAGAAGGCCACATTCATAGCTGATGAATCATAAGTGTTTCCCCAACTTCCAACCCTGCCCCATCCCAGAAATATGACAGTGGTTAAAGGAATAGCCTGTAGATTCTGAGCATATGGATAAAACAGGGCTAATTGCTGTCCTCAAGGTGTGGTTGTCAAATTTAAATGAGATCATCTGTGAGGAGTGCTGAGCAGCCTACTGCCTCAAGGAATGGTAGCCAGTGCTGTGATGGCTTTTTGAAGGCAAGGAAGAACCTTAGCTGAAAGCACAGccaacttcctcctcctcctccacttcctcctcttctcagaTAATGATAATGACACTGGTCAGCTGCAGCCCTATCTGTTCCTAATAAGTTTGTGTTTTGTATTCCAGTGCAAGCATCTCTTGGCAGTTTATCTTAGTCAGGTTATGAGGACCTGCCAGCAGGTCAGTGTCTCTGACAAACAACTGACTGACATATTGATGGAGAAGAAATAAGCAAGAAAAGTACGGATGGAACATTATCTTTGAAAACAAAAGCCCACCAAGATTTGAATTTAACATACCATGGatcacaagaaagaaaagtgaaatggaTTGTTCAGAGACTTCTTGTTAGTGTCTCTTTTCTCTAATAGGCTGCGGGAGGGGCTTTGGGTTGGAGGTGTGGAATATGAAGGGCGTGTGTATAGTTAGGAGCCCTGTGCAGTCTTCTCATGGAAATATGTCTATACAGGGAATCAAGTATTGCATATTCAAAGAAATATCATGCTGTGCTCactacatggatttttttttctttgtgtgtactggtactgagacttgaactcaggcctctgtgctcttgcttgtctttttttattcaaagctgATGCtgttacttgagtcacacctccacttctggctttctgctggttaactggagataaagagtctcatagaccttctgtcaggttgacttcaaaccataatcctcagatctaagcctcctgagtagctaggattgcaggcatgaaccacaggtgcctggcttacaACATAGATCCTTGACTAAATTATTAGTAATTAGTTCCACGTGCTTTTTTCCTGCGCTAGTCTCAAACTAGTCtctgcctcatgaatagctaggctAACAAGAATGAGCCATAGGTACAAGGGTCAACTTAGTTTTTAAGCAACCTTCAGGATAAAAGACAGTAGGTACAGTTGTATAACAAGAAGTAGCCTAAGCTTGGttttttttagtttcatttttatttcactgaaGTATACAGAGTTATATCTTTGCTAAGCAAAATTTTAACACTTTAGGTCCCAATAAATTGGCTTAACTTGAACTTTGAAAGAAGCAAGTTCTGAGTTCTAGAAGAGGGAATCcaatggaggagaggagggatCCTGTTTCTCCAGTTCTTTGTCTAGTGTTTGATGATAATTCTACTTAAACATTTAGAATATCATTCCCTAAATAAATACAGCAGTTTCTGGATTGAAGAACTAATTTTTACTTTCCTTGGTTGCCATTTTGGGAACAAGTATACATTAGTACAGTCAACTTTCATTTCTCCATTTTGCCTTTAAGTTAAAAACATTTGCATTGTAATAATATTCACAGTATTTCACAGTAAAATAGTCTGTCATTTTTCTGTCATGAATGAAGCAGACTTTTAAGAATCAAAATAGTCTTAGAATCCATTCAAGTTGTCGGCATCATCCACACATTAGGAGCAGCCAAACAGAACCATAAATACATCTGTCAACTCTTGGCGCCTACTGTTGTCATGTGCAGGTCAGCTGGATATGTGATAACTCCAGGCAGGGCACAAGAGGCAGCTCAGATGCTTGTGGCTTTCACAGTGAGAATCAGCCAGTGGTGTCCTGTCATGTTCTTTATTATAGTTTATACTTTGTCCTCCAAGAGGCCAAAGCCTATGTCATAAACCCAGATGGAGAGCAGGTCGTGGCCCAGCCTGCCCACTCCCACTCTTAATATCTATCTGGCAAAGAATATATCTGGATATGATTTTGTGAAAAGTATAGCGGAAGTCTCGGTTCCGATAGGCATAGACAATGGGATTGACAACTGAGTTGGCATGTGACAGGAGAATGGCCATATTCATTGCCCATTTGGGCTTTTCCTTAGCTAGAGTTGGCTGGAAAAGAGTAACACAGTTGACAGCATGTACTGGCAGCCAGCACAGAGCGAAAATCCCCACAATCATAGCCAGTGATTTGGCCGCGTGGATCTCCCGCTGGAGCGTGGTCCTCGAGTGGTCCATCAGTTCTGTGCGCTGAAGCTGCCTGCAGGCTACCATGAAGATCTTGATGTAGATCACCATCATTATTAGCAGTGGGGgcagaacacacccaaagaaatTGAAATATACCATGTAGCTCATGGGGACCACATTTTCAAAGAGACACTTCACAAGGCAGCAGCTCTCATTCATGGTTGCATCCCGGGGCTCCGTGCAGTTGTTGGTGGCGCTGTCTTTGCTGTTCCACCCCAGGAATGGAGTCAGTCCAATGCCAAAGGCAAGAACCCACAGGACAGCAATGACTCCTCTTGCTCGGGTCCCAGTGACCAAACTTTTATACCTGTTCAAAAGAACATCAGTTATGGTCAGTTTATAATCCTTTGCAACCAGTCCCCAAGAACCCACCTCTGCTTTTGTTCCAT
This sequence is a window from Perognathus longimembris pacificus isolate PPM17 chromosome 17, ASM2315922v1, whole genome shotgun sequence. Protein-coding genes within it:
- the Zswim7 gene encoding zinc finger SWIM domain-containing protein 7 — protein: MAVVLPEVVEELLSEMSAAVRESARIPDEHLLSLKFIFGSSAIQALDLVDRQSITLISSPSGRCVYQVLGSSGKTYTCLASCHYCSCPAFAFSVLRKSDSLLCKHLLAVYLSQVMRTCQQVSVSDKQLTDILMEKK
- the Adora2b gene encoding adenosine receptor A2b, translated to MPLETQDALYVALELVIASLSVAGNVLVCAAVSTSSTLQTPTNYFLVSLAAADVAVGLFAIPFAVTISLGFCTDFHSCLFLACFVLVLTQSSIFSLLAVAVDRYLAICVPLRYKSLVTGTRARGVIAVLWVLAFGIGLTPFLGWNSKDSATNNCTEPRDATMNESCCLVKCLFENVVPMSYMVYFNFFGCVLPPLLIMMVIYIKIFMVACRQLQRTELMDHSRTTLQREIHAAKSLAMIVGIFALCWLPVHAVNCVTLFQPTLAKEKPKWAMNMAILLSHANSVVNPIVYAYRNRDFRYTFHKIISRYILCQIDIKSGSGQAGPRPALHLGL